One Flammeovirga agarivorans DNA window includes the following coding sequences:
- a CDS encoding M20 metallopeptidase family protein has protein sequence MSLKEQIKSSVKENIEEIVNIRHHLHANPELSYQEYETSKFVAEKLKSYGIETQSGVAETGVVGLIKGKNPDKKVIALRADMDALPIVEANDVPYKSKNEGVMHACGHDVHTTSLLGAAKILQSLNDQFEGTIKLIFQPGEEKLPGGASLMIKDGALKNPSPSKIIGQHVMPFIDAGKVGFREGMYMASADEIYFTVKGQGGHAAMPEKNIDPVVITSHIIVALQQIVSRYAAPKIPSVLSFGDVRAIGATNVIPNEVKVQGTFRTMNEEWRAEAHERITKIATGIAEGMGGSVEMDIHKGYPFLVNEPELTRRNKKAAIEYLGEENVVDLDIWLAAEDFSYYSQEMDACFYRLGTRNEAKGITSSVHTPTFDIDEDALEIGVGLMAWLAVNELESQA, from the coding sequence ATGAGTCTTAAAGAACAAATAAAATCTTCTGTTAAAGAAAATATTGAAGAGATTGTAAATATCAGACATCATCTTCATGCTAACCCAGAATTGTCGTACCAAGAGTATGAAACTTCGAAGTTTGTAGCAGAGAAGTTAAAGAGTTATGGTATTGAAACACAATCAGGTGTTGCTGAAACAGGCGTTGTTGGCCTGATTAAGGGTAAAAACCCTGATAAAAAAGTGATTGCTTTAAGAGCAGATATGGATGCTCTTCCTATCGTTGAGGCAAACGACGTACCTTATAAATCAAAAAATGAAGGTGTTATGCATGCGTGTGGTCATGATGTACATACTACTTCATTATTAGGTGCTGCTAAAATATTACAATCATTAAATGATCAATTCGAAGGTACTATTAAGCTAATCTTCCAACCGGGTGAAGAAAAATTACCTGGAGGAGCATCTTTAATGATCAAAGATGGAGCATTAAAAAATCCATCCCCTTCAAAAATTATTGGACAACATGTAATGCCTTTCATTGACGCTGGAAAAGTAGGCTTCAGAGAAGGCATGTATATGGCAAGTGCTGACGAGATTTACTTTACTGTAAAAGGTCAGGGAGGTCATGCGGCTATGCCAGAGAAAAATATTGACCCAGTTGTTATCACATCGCATATCATTGTTGCTTTACAACAAATTGTAAGTAGATATGCAGCTCCAAAAATTCCATCAGTTTTATCTTTTGGTGATGTTAGAGCTATTGGTGCAACTAACGTCATTCCTAATGAAGTGAAAGTTCAAGGTACATTCAGAACGATGAACGAAGAATGGAGAGCGGAAGCACATGAAAGAATCACCAAGATTGCAACTGGAATTGCAGAAGGTATGGGTGGTTCTGTTGAGATGGATATTCATAAAGGTTACCCTTTCTTAGTTAACGAACCAGAACTTACTCGTAGAAATAAGAAAGCAGCAATTGAATATCTTGGTGAAGAAAATGTAGTTGATCTAGATATTTGGTTAGCGGCAGAAGACTTCTCTTATTATTCTCAAGAAATGGACGCTTGTTTCTACCGTTTGGGAACTAGAAACGAGGCAAAAGGAATTACTTCCTCTGTTCATACTCCTACCTTTGATATCGATGAAGATGCTCTTGAAATTGGAGTGGGATTAATGGCTTGGTTAGCTGTAAACGAGCTAGAATCACAAGCTTAG
- a CDS encoding acyl-CoA dehydrogenase family protein codes for MVQHTIETQKMIAESVQMFGEKHIAPFREKWDEEEHFPVEVFKQLGELGLMGILVPDQYGGTGLGYHEYVTAIAELAYFDPGIALSMAAHNSLCTNHILMFGNEDQKQKWLPKLASGEWIGAWGLTEPNTGSDAGNMMTVAVEKDDHWVLNGAKNFITHGKSGNVAVVMARTGEKGDKHAMTAFVVERGTEGFAGGRKEKKLGMRTSETTEMIFTDCKVPKENVLGKVGEGFVQALKILDGGRISIAALGYGIAKGALKCSIEYAKEREQFGKPIASFQGISFKLADMATEVEASYLLIKEAVEKKIRGEDINKASAMAKYYSSEVAVRTSNEAVQIFGGYGFTKDYPVEKYYRDAKLCTIGEGTSEIQKLVISRCLIK; via the coding sequence ATGGTACAACACACAATTGAAACACAAAAGATGATCGCCGAATCCGTACAGATGTTTGGCGAGAAACACATCGCACCTTTTAGAGAAAAGTGGGATGAAGAAGAACATTTCCCAGTCGAAGTTTTTAAGCAATTAGGAGAATTAGGCTTAATGGGTATTTTGGTTCCTGATCAGTACGGAGGTACAGGTTTAGGATATCATGAATATGTAACTGCTATTGCAGAATTAGCTTATTTTGACCCTGGTATTGCTTTATCTATGGCTGCCCATAATTCTCTTTGTACTAATCATATTCTTATGTTTGGCAATGAAGACCAAAAACAGAAGTGGTTACCAAAATTAGCTTCTGGAGAATGGATCGGAGCATGGGGACTAACCGAACCTAATACGGGTTCTGATGCGGGAAACATGATGACAGTAGCTGTCGAAAAGGATGACCACTGGGTATTAAATGGAGCAAAAAACTTTATTACACACGGTAAAAGTGGAAATGTAGCTGTTGTAATGGCAAGAACCGGAGAGAAGGGAGATAAGCATGCTATGACCGCTTTTGTTGTAGAAAGAGGAACTGAAGGCTTTGCAGGAGGTCGTAAAGAGAAAAAGTTAGGAATGAGAACCTCTGAAACTACTGAAATGATTTTCACAGACTGTAAAGTCCCAAAAGAAAACGTTTTAGGTAAAGTCGGAGAAGGTTTTGTTCAAGCACTTAAAATATTGGATGGAGGTAGAATTTCAATTGCAGCTTTAGGCTATGGTATCGCCAAAGGTGCTTTGAAGTGTTCTATTGAGTATGCAAAGGAACGAGAGCAATTTGGAAAGCCTATTGCGTCTTTTCAAGGTATCTCTTTTAAGTTGGCTGATATGGCTACTGAGGTAGAAGCTTCTTATTTATTGATTAAAGAAGCTGTAGAGAAAAAAATACGAGGAGAAGATATCAATAAAGCATCAGCAATGGCTAAGTATTACTCTTCAGAAGTTGCAGTAAGGACGTCCAATGAAGCAGTTCAGATATTTGGTGGATATGGTTTTACGAAAGATTATCCCGTAGAAAAATATTATCGCGATGCTAAATTATGTACGATTGGAGAGGGAACTTCAGAAATACAGAAATTAGTGATTAGTCGATGTCTAATTAAATAA
- a CDS encoding nucleotide exchange factor GrpE: MAENKGNENIENKEEQVTEDQTEATSSEESTTEGEELTEVEKLTQELGEMKDKYLRLYSEFDNFRKRTLKEKSELTKTASEKVLSAIIPTIDDLERAIANTKSDSDEVKPVLDGVVMIKDKMLKTLEGQGLKQMEDATGKELNTDYHDAITQIPAPTEEFKDKIVDVVEKGYTLNDKVIRFAKVVVGQ; encoded by the coding sequence ATGGCAGAAAATAAAGGAAACGAAAATATTGAAAATAAAGAAGAGCAAGTAACTGAGGATCAAACTGAAGCTACAAGCTCTGAAGAATCTACAACAGAAGGTGAAGAACTAACTGAAGTAGAAAAATTGACTCAGGAATTAGGAGAAATGAAGGACAAATACCTTCGTTTATATTCTGAGTTCGACAACTTCCGTAAGCGTACATTAAAAGAGAAATCTGAACTAACAAAAACAGCAAGCGAGAAGGTGTTATCTGCAATTATCCCTACTATCGATGATTTAGAAAGAGCTATTGCAAATACTAAATCTGACAGTGACGAGGTAAAACCTGTACTGGACGGTGTAGTGATGATTAAAGACAAAATGTTAAAAACTTTGGAAGGTCAAGGTTTAAAACAAATGGAAGATGCTACCGGTAAAGAGTTAAACACTGATTACCATGATGCAATCACTCAAATCCCTGCTCCAACTGAAGAGTTTAAGGATAAAATTGTTGATGTTGTTGAAAAAGGATACACATTAAACGATAAAGTTATTCGTTTTGCGAAGGTTGTTGTAGGACAATAA
- a CDS encoding acyl-CoA thioesterase gives MLVHETQIRINYADTDQMGFVYYGHYAKFYEIGRTEALRSLGMSYKEMEADGVMLPVLENFSKYIKPAKYDDMITIRTKLIEKPTVKIQFEYELFNQEGELLNTGKTKLAFMSKSTYKPCRAPQRFMEVIAPYFVEPTAKKVD, from the coding sequence ATGCTAGTTCACGAAACACAAATAAGAATTAATTATGCTGACACCGACCAAATGGGCTTTGTCTATTATGGTCATTATGCCAAATTTTATGAAATTGGCAGAACAGAAGCATTACGTTCTTTAGGCATGAGTTACAAAGAAATGGAAGCGGATGGCGTAATGTTACCCGTTTTAGAAAACTTTTCTAAATACATAAAACCTGCTAAATACGATGATATGATAACGATTCGTACCAAGCTAATTGAAAAACCAACAGTTAAAATTCAGTTTGAATACGAATTGTTTAATCAGGAAGGTGAGTTACTCAATACAGGCAAAACAAAATTGGCTTTTATGAGTAAATCAACATATAAACCATGCAGAGCTCCTCAAAGATTTATGGAGGTAATTGCTCCGTATTTTGTTGAACCAACGGCAAAGAAAGTTGACTAA
- the dnaJ gene encoding molecular chaperone DnaJ: MSKRDFYEVLGVSKDASSGEIKKAYRKVAIKYHPDKNPGDSEAEEKFKEAAEAYEVLSDDQKRGQYDRFGHQAFDGSGGFGGGGGGMNMDDIFSHFGDIFGGGGSPFGDFFGGGGGGRRQRKGSNLRIKLKLTLQEMAKGVEKKVRIKRYTSCDTCNGTGAKNGTDLDTCQTCHGSGQVQKVVNTMLGQMVSNTTCPTCNGEGKIIKHKCDNCGGEGRVYTEEEVSINIPPGVDDGMQLSMRGKGNMPKGGGVAGDLLIVIEAIEDEHLHRDGENIHYELHLSFADAALGTTVEVPTLTGNVKVPIDAGTQSGKVLRLRGKGIRDINGYGVGDQLIHVSVFTPVKLSSEEKDILKKLRESKNFNPTSEHKEEKRKSFFSRMKDFFAQ; this comes from the coding sequence ATGTCTAAAAGAGATTTTTACGAAGTACTTGGCGTATCGAAAGATGCTTCCAGTGGAGAAATTAAGAAAGCTTATCGTAAAGTTGCGATAAAATATCACCCAGATAAAAACCCTGGTGATAGTGAAGCTGAAGAGAAATTCAAGGAAGCTGCTGAGGCTTATGAAGTTTTAAGTGATGACCAAAAACGTGGTCAATATGACCGCTTTGGACACCAAGCATTCGACGGATCAGGTGGATTCGGCGGCGGCGGAGGTGGAATGAATATGGATGACATATTCAGTCACTTTGGCGATATCTTTGGTGGTGGCGGTAGCCCATTTGGCGACTTCTTCGGAGGTGGCGGTGGTGGTCGCCGTCAGCGTAAAGGTTCTAACTTACGTATCAAATTAAAGTTGACACTACAGGAAATGGCAAAAGGTGTGGAGAAAAAAGTCCGCATCAAACGTTATACGTCTTGTGATACTTGTAATGGTACAGGAGCCAAAAATGGTACTGACCTAGACACATGTCAAACTTGTCATGGTAGTGGTCAAGTACAAAAAGTAGTCAACACAATGTTAGGTCAAATGGTATCTAATACTACTTGTCCTACTTGTAATGGTGAAGGTAAAATCATCAAGCACAAGTGTGATAATTGTGGTGGCGAAGGTAGAGTATATACTGAAGAAGAAGTATCGATCAATATCCCTCCAGGAGTTGATGACGGTATGCAACTTTCAATGAGAGGTAAAGGTAACATGCCTAAAGGTGGTGGTGTTGCCGGTGACTTATTAATCGTCATCGAAGCGATTGAAGACGAGCACTTACATAGAGATGGTGAAAACATCCACTATGAGCTTCATTTAAGTTTTGCTGATGCCGCATTAGGTACTACAGTAGAAGTTCCTACATTAACTGGCAACGTAAAAGTTCCAATAGATGCAGGTACACAAAGTGGCAAAGTACTTCGTTTAAGAGGTAAAGGTATCCGCGACATTAACGGATATGGTGTTGGTGATCAATTGATTCATGTCTCTGTTTTCACACCTGTGAAACTTTCTTCTGAAGAAAAAGACATCTTGAAGAAATTAAGAGAATCGAAGAATTTCAACCCTACTTCAGAACATAAAGAAGAAAAGCGTAAAAGCTTCTTCTCTAGAATGAAAGACTTCTTCGCTCAATAA
- a CDS encoding YihY/virulence factor BrkB family protein, with protein MTKKDLHKKLEDNELYKKIIEKLSTSRVPHTEVSFYTFGIALIHRVDQNDLLQRGQAIAFSFSLAMLPFIIFFSTLISYIPFESIDMMFKIFREEMLPEYVYQAIEGPIQDLSGRSRGGLLSFGFIGATYVATTGMRTLMNAFNSCYHLEDKRSLWKQFQVALNLTFLFIITLCLSSFLLISGKHLLEYLHDSGYLNNEITLYMLLSLRFLIVVGIFFFNITLIFRYAPSEILGNRVFTPGSIVATILSIIVSILFEIYLDTFNSYDILYGSLGAIMGLMGWIFTIAMILLIGFQINTTIEEAQIWSEANPPEEFR; from the coding sequence TTGACTAAAAAAGATCTTCATAAGAAATTAGAGGATAACGAACTTTATAAAAAGATAATTGAGAAACTATCTACATCTAGAGTTCCCCACACTGAAGTCTCATTCTATACTTTTGGTATAGCTTTGATACATAGAGTGGATCAGAATGACCTACTTCAAAGGGGACAGGCTATTGCTTTTAGTTTTAGTTTAGCCATGTTACCGTTTATCATCTTTTTCTCTACTTTAATATCTTACATTCCTTTCGAATCTATAGACATGATGTTTAAGATTTTTAGAGAGGAAATGTTACCCGAATATGTTTATCAAGCTATAGAAGGACCCATTCAAGACCTATCAGGAAGGTCTAGAGGTGGATTATTATCTTTTGGTTTTATTGGTGCAACCTATGTTGCTACCACTGGGATGAGAACTCTGATGAATGCTTTCAATAGCTGTTACCATCTCGAAGACAAAAGATCATTATGGAAACAGTTTCAAGTCGCTTTAAACTTGACATTTTTATTTATCATCACACTATGCTTGTCTTCCTTTTTATTGATTAGTGGAAAACATTTATTGGAATACCTTCATGATAGTGGATACCTCAATAATGAGATTACCCTATATATGCTGTTATCCTTAAGGTTTTTGATCGTTGTAGGTATCTTTTTCTTTAATATCACTTTGATATTTAGATATGCTCCAAGTGAAATTTTAGGAAATAGAGTATTTACTCCGGGTTCAATAGTCGCAACAATCTTGTCAATAATCGTTTCAATATTGTTTGAAATTTATCTAGACACATTTAATTCTTATGATATTCTTTATGGCTCTCTTGGAGCAATTATGGGATTAATGGGTTGGATTTTTACTATTGCTATGATCTTATTAATTGGTTTTCAAATCAATACAACCATAGAAGAAGCACAAATATGGTCTGAGGCTAATCCTCCCGAAGAGTTCAGGTAA
- a CDS encoding ABC transporter permease: MSKSRFPYFVAKRYFLSQRNIKSIPLMLLVLVVQMTFGLIIFLGKAIGVLFTFSPKKIRKTYKGMAEQFIKQNFIQTLSNIAMVGVGFGTAALVIVLSLFNGMERTLTGMFNRHNPELKIESNVGKSFPYEWTLRNKIEEVEGVEAITEVIEDKVLILYNNKQKVVTMKGVSENFATQTQIDTTVVLGTNNLYNNDTRYALVGSGVYQELGLRLRDSMYPLQFWYPKRKGKASLNPEKAFNKKIIQAGGVFVAEPQFDQSTVIVPIKFANSLLNYGQLRTGLEIKVKEGFKATTVKNNLMEVLGDNFIIKTRPEQQSQVLRALKIEKFFTYGTFALILGIASFNVFFALAMLSIEKNHDMNILKSMGATDGMIKRIFIYEGGLVALSGANFGLISGYLFCFAQEKFQWISTGANNGILDAYPVETRWQDFLVICLTVSAITIFASIIPARNAAKNARR, from the coding sequence ATGTCAAAGTCAAGATTCCCATATTTTGTCGCCAAACGATACTTTCTATCTCAACGTAACATCAAGAGCATTCCTTTAATGCTACTCGTTTTGGTGGTTCAAATGACTTTTGGATTAATTATTTTCTTAGGAAAAGCTATTGGAGTGCTTTTTACTTTTTCTCCTAAAAAGATCCGAAAAACATATAAAGGGATGGCTGAACAGTTCATTAAGCAGAACTTTATTCAGACTTTATCCAATATTGCAATGGTCGGCGTTGGCTTTGGTACCGCAGCTTTAGTGATTGTACTTTCTTTATTTAACGGAATGGAAAGGACGCTTACAGGTATGTTTAATAGACACAATCCTGAGTTAAAAATTGAATCTAATGTAGGTAAATCTTTTCCATACGAATGGACATTAAGAAATAAAATTGAAGAAGTTGAAGGCGTCGAGGCAATTACAGAAGTTATTGAAGACAAAGTCCTTATTCTATACAACAACAAACAAAAAGTAGTAACAATGAAAGGTGTGAGTGAGAACTTTGCCACTCAAACACAAATTGATACTACCGTAGTTTTAGGTACTAATAACCTATATAACAATGACACTCGATATGCTTTGGTCGGCTCTGGAGTTTACCAAGAATTAGGCTTACGATTAAGAGACAGTATGTATCCGCTACAATTCTGGTACCCTAAGAGAAAAGGTAAAGCATCTTTAAATCCTGAAAAAGCATTTAATAAAAAGATTATTCAAGCAGGAGGTGTATTTGTAGCCGAGCCTCAATTTGATCAATCAACAGTGATTGTGCCTATAAAATTTGCCAACTCATTATTGAATTATGGGCAATTAAGAACTGGCTTAGAAATTAAAGTGAAAGAAGGTTTTAAGGCGACAACCGTTAAAAATAATTTAATGGAAGTTTTAGGAGATAACTTCATCATTAAAACAAGACCCGAACAACAGTCTCAAGTATTAAGAGCTTTGAAGATTGAAAAATTCTTCACTTATGGAACTTTTGCATTGATTTTAGGCATTGCCTCTTTCAATGTGTTTTTTGCTCTTGCCATGCTTTCTATTGAGAAAAACCATGATATGAATATTCTCAAATCAATGGGTGCTACAGACGGCATGATCAAGAGGATATTCATTTATGAGGGTGGCCTAGTCGCTTTATCAGGTGCTAATTTTGGTCTTATTTCAGGATATTTATTCTGCTTTGCCCAAGAAAAATTTCAATGGATAAGTACTGGTGCAAACAATGGAATTCTTGATGCTTACCCTGTTGAAACTCGATGGCAAGACTTCTTAGTGATATGTCTTACCGTTTCTGCAATCACTATTTTTGCATCGATTATCCCTGCCAGAAATGCTGCAAAAAATGCCAGAAGATAG
- a CDS encoding PspC domain-containing protein, giving the protein MSKKLVRSTRNAVFSGVCSGLSKYFNIDVSLVRLGFVGAFVFGLGSPGLIYLVMALVMPKEDQFYY; this is encoded by the coding sequence ATGTCAAAAAAATTAGTACGTTCTACTCGAAATGCCGTTTTCTCAGGAGTTTGTAGCGGTTTATCCAAATATTTTAATATCGATGTATCATTAGTTCGTTTGGGCTTTGTCGGTGCATTTGTTTTCGGTCTTGGATCTCCAGGATTGATCTATTTGGTTATGGCTTTAGTTATGCCAAAAGAAGATCAGTTCTACTATTAA
- a CDS encoding WG repeat-containing protein, with the protein MILNYSYAQSSKQFWKLADKGEYEKIVKKLEKESDQIDRNISLNYIWGLYYVSNEAAYNLDTAYAFLDKADNLWNDSSPTQRAEWEKLYVNNDSIQYWKQNVEKYAFNECVENLKEEDFITYLEKFPHSEWVPEAISLRDSLGYEKAKQEHTYESYHLFIRSYPEARQAEEAQNYYENLIYHSKTKDADEKALSDFLKEHPKNQHIHKVEKQLYELITEDKSIVDYSHFVRDYPETIYADSAITQIWLLSEDKDSVLNTYRNWEEKAYFQALMLKQKQLYYPVFQEDSLSFINDRGNVVFTEAISGVKKAYNCHGTSDLFLEVEKDGKKGLVDRNNSIVLPFNYDKIKPLLVGVYAIEKNNKVGVYALGEGEWISPIYDQIVPLSRRLFGVRKQARWGIVSVTGELKFPIEAGQLIHISENTILVMKKGRWAKYTESDVFGSKINTDDEEFIFEGYKQLEDQWFGLKENSKWAIYTPNGKKYSQDYDQIEDLDNKLGWSVRSDTLYQVINYDNELLIDSLLLPEFSKAGVTSRWKDQWVAYNWKGEKIFLGQADTVFFDKMYPNLIQQTDKKEKVLFKDGNILDLERYSQWNVTYVTQDSLVLPYIAAISRRNKKFALLDQGGNQIMTPQFSDLKVDANGIVIAKYGSLYYLYGTNGKRILQEGYTQIVADGTYYHLKGKGKFGIYNIKTGLKITPRYEEQLQRTTLQKEGNALWLGKYKGFEGVFSLSNYEQARFYYEDIKLLNLDSTSVFVLEDEKLKLLDVQSNDIKMICDSYEVITKSPSKYWILYKNDGRYGAYVSNVGDVIYPEFQSIENIGSLEQPLFLAKQYIQQAKLNILLYINEEGNVVFQSILNENQYNVIRCD; encoded by the coding sequence TTGATACTTAATTATTCCTATGCCCAATCCTCAAAGCAATTTTGGAAATTGGCGGATAAAGGAGAGTACGAGAAGATTGTCAAGAAATTAGAAAAAGAGTCAGATCAGATAGATCGAAATATATCTTTAAACTATATATGGGGACTTTATTATGTGAGTAATGAGGCTGCATATAATTTAGATACTGCATACGCTTTTTTAGATAAAGCAGATAATTTATGGAATGATTCTTCGCCAACCCAAAGGGCAGAATGGGAGAAGTTATACGTAAACAATGATTCAATACAATATTGGAAACAAAATGTTGAAAAGTATGCTTTCAATGAATGTGTTGAAAACCTTAAAGAAGAGGACTTTATCACTTACTTGGAGAAGTTTCCTCACTCAGAATGGGTGCCGGAAGCAATATCATTACGAGATAGTTTAGGATATGAAAAGGCAAAACAAGAACATACCTACGAATCTTACCACCTATTTATAAGAAGTTACCCAGAAGCAAGGCAAGCGGAAGAAGCCCAAAATTATTACGAAAATCTTATTTATCATTCCAAAACAAAAGATGCTGACGAAAAAGCATTGAGTGATTTTTTAAAGGAGCATCCAAAAAATCAACATATCCATAAAGTAGAAAAACAACTTTATGAGTTGATTACAGAAGATAAATCTATTGTCGATTATTCTCACTTTGTTAGAGATTATCCAGAGACAATTTATGCCGATAGTGCAATTACTCAGATTTGGTTATTAAGTGAAGACAAAGATAGTGTTCTTAATACTTATAGAAACTGGGAAGAGAAAGCCTATTTTCAGGCATTAATGCTAAAGCAAAAGCAATTGTATTACCCTGTATTCCAGGAGGATTCTCTCTCGTTTATTAATGATCGTGGTAATGTAGTCTTTACTGAAGCCATCTCGGGAGTTAAAAAAGCATACAATTGTCATGGGACTTCAGACCTCTTTTTAGAGGTAGAAAAAGATGGGAAAAAAGGTTTAGTAGACCGTAACAATTCCATCGTTTTACCGTTCAATTACGATAAAATCAAACCACTTTTAGTAGGAGTATATGCCATTGAAAAAAATAATAAAGTAGGTGTTTATGCTCTTGGTGAAGGAGAATGGATTTCTCCAATCTATGACCAAATAGTCCCATTAAGTAGAAGGTTGTTTGGTGTTAGAAAACAGGCGAGATGGGGTATTGTTTCTGTTACTGGAGAGTTGAAGTTTCCGATAGAGGCAGGACAGTTAATCCATATTTCAGAGAATACCATTTTAGTAATGAAAAAAGGGCGTTGGGCTAAATATACTGAAAGTGATGTCTTTGGAAGTAAAATTAATACTGATGATGAGGAATTTATCTTTGAAGGGTATAAGCAATTAGAAGATCAATGGTTTGGTTTAAAAGAGAATTCTAAGTGGGCAATTTATACTCCTAATGGGAAAAAATATTCTCAGGATTATGATCAAATTGAAGATTTAGATAATAAACTAGGTTGGTCAGTGAGAAGTGACACCTTGTATCAGGTGATTAATTATGATAATGAACTTTTAATAGATTCTCTATTACTGCCAGAATTTTCAAAAGCAGGAGTTACTTCTCGTTGGAAAGATCAATGGGTAGCCTACAATTGGAAAGGAGAAAAGATATTTTTAGGGCAAGCGGATACAGTATTCTTCGATAAAATGTATCCAAATTTAATTCAACAAACTGATAAAAAGGAAAAAGTACTTTTCAAAGATGGAAATATTTTGGATCTCGAAAGATACTCGCAATGGAATGTAACTTATGTAACACAAGACTCATTAGTTCTTCCTTATATTGCGGCAATTAGTAGGAGAAACAAGAAATTTGCTTTGTTGGATCAAGGAGGAAATCAGATTATGACTCCACAGTTTTCGGATTTGAAAGTAGATGCAAACGGAATTGTCATTGCTAAATATGGTTCATTATATTATTTATATGGAACCAATGGTAAAAGAATCCTGCAAGAAGGATATACTCAAATAGTTGCTGATGGAACCTATTATCACTTAAAAGGTAAAGGGAAATTTGGTATATATAATATTAAAACTGGACTAAAAATTACACCTAGATATGAGGAACAATTACAACGAACAACTTTACAAAAAGAAGGAAACGCTTTATGGTTAGGAAAATATAAGGGGTTTGAAGGAGTTTTCTCGCTTTCTAATTATGAACAAGCTCGTTTTTATTATGAAGATATTAAGCTACTGAATCTAGATTCTACAAGTGTATTTGTCTTAGAAGATGAGAAACTAAAATTATTGGATGTGCAATCAAACGATATTAAAATGATTTGCGATTCTTATGAGGTAATAACAAAGTCACCTTCTAAATACTGGATTTTATATAAAAATGACGGTAGGTATGGTGCATATGTTTCCAATGTAGGAGATGTTATTTATCCAGAGTTTCAATCAATAGAAAATATTGGGTCATTGGAGCAACCTTTGTTTTTAGCTAAGCAATATATACAACAAGCAAAATTAAATATTCTATTATATATAAATGAGGAAGGGAATGTTGTATTTCAATCAATTTTAAATGAAAATCAATATAATGTGATAAGATGCGATTAA